ACCGAAGGCCATGCCGATGGTCACCGACACGACGCCGACGGTGATCGAGTTCTGCGCCCCCGCCATGATGATCGAGAAGATGTCGCGGCCGAACTGGTCGGTGCCGAGCCAATGTTCCCACGACGGCGGCACGAAGCGCGCGCGCAGATTCTGTTTCACCGGATCGAACGGCGTCCAAAACAACGACACGAAGGCCATCGCCACCAAGAGAAGCGACAAGCTGCCCCCCGCCACGAACGAGCGGTGGGCGAGGCAACGGTGCCAAAAACCGGGTTGGGATTGCATACCGGGCTACACGTCGTGCGGCTTGAGCCGAGGGTCGATCACGGCATAGAGGATGTCGACCACGAAGTTGATGAACACGACGAAGGCCGCGAGCATCAAGACCACGTCGCGCACGACCACGAGGTCGCGGTTGCTGATCGCCTGTAGGATGAGCCGGCCGAGGCCGGGCATCGCGAAGACCTCTTCGACAATGATGGTGCCGGCGAGCAGGTTGGCGAACTGAAGGCCCATGATGGTGATGACGGGGATCATGGCGTTGCGTAACACGTGTCGCCACAGGGTCGCGCGCCGGGTCAATCCCTTGGCCCGGGCGGTGCGCACGTAGTCTTCGCGCATCGTTTCGAGCACGGCCGAGCGGGTGAAGCGCGCGAGGATCGCGCCTTGGACCGTGGCCAGCGCGATCGCCGGTAGGATCAACGCCTTGAACGCGGGCCATAGGCCGTTTTCCCAGCCCGGAAAGCCGCCTGCCGAAAACCAGCGCAAGTTGACCGCGAACAACAGGATCAACAGGAGTGCCAGCCAAAAGTTCGGCACCGAAATGCCGAGCTGGCTGATCCCCATGACGGTCAGGTCGCCCGGTTTGTTGTGGCGCGACGCAGCGTAGACTCCCAGCGCAAAGGCCACCACCGCCGACAGCAGCATCGAGAGGATCGCGAGCGGAAAGGTAATCGCCAAGCGTGCTTGGACCAGTTCGATCACCGACGTGGAATAGGTATAGCTGGTGCCGAACCGCAAGGTGACGATGTCGCCGAGCCAGGCGAAATAGCGTTCGAGAAGGGGCCGGTCGAGGCCGAACTTTGCGCGTAACGCATCGACCGCGCTTTGCGGCGCGTCGATGCCGAGGATCACCGACGCGGGGTCGCCTGGCAGGATTTCCAGGGCAAGGAAGGTCAGCACCGTCGCCCCGAGCAAGGTGGCGATAAAGGTGACGAACCGTTTGGCAAGGAAGACGCTCATGCGGCCCCAGATCGGCGGCGACTAAGAGGTCAGTCGTAGCATAGATGGGGGGACGCTTCGACTCGCACCCGGGACGTGGGCCCTTCGACTCGGGCTTGCGCCCGGCTCAGGATGACGGTGCTTTTCGGTTCTGTGACGACGACGGCTCAGGACCGCATCAGCCTTCGCCGTCGGCCTTTTGCGGTTTGCGCCAGTCGGCCGATAGCAAAGTGCAGCGGCCGCTGGCGCGGAATTCGATGAGGGCCCAGGTTGCCGGAGCGAGGCTGAGTTGGGGCGCGCGCTTGGCCGGGAGGGCACCGAGATAGGCGGCGCCGTGGATCAACGCGCTGCTATCGCCGACGAAGACCTTGAGGGTATCGCCGGTCAGGTGCGGCCACATTTCTTCGACGCGGCGGCGGATGAAGCCGCCGACCCGCTCGCCCGCGGCGCCGAGGGTTTCAGCGCCGGCGAAGGGCGGGCGATAGCCTGTGTCGGTGAGCCAATTCTTGGGCGCCTTGGTGAAACGCGGATCCTCCGCGATGAGGCTGTCGAGTTGTGCGATCTTGAGGTTGCCGGCAGCCCCGAGACTGCGGCCTGCGAGTTCGGCGCGCTCCACCGCGCGGTAGCCGCGGAAGGTCGTTTCCTCGAGGTCTTCGGCGAGGATCGCGGCGGTCTGCCACGCGCCCTGGTTGGGGCTGCATTCGATGTCGTCGTCGATCTTGCACACCATCTTGTCGGCCAACGCGTGCAGGCGGACAGCGGCCTTGCTGGCCTGGCCTTCGCCTGCGGCGGTAAGTGGGAATGGCAGGTTGGTGCCGGGCACGCCGGCGGGCTGTTTGAGCGCGGCGTGGCGCATGAAGACGGCAATCAGACGGGCCATGGGTTACTCGCGCGACGTGGTAGGAGGCGTCTTTCGATCATCTCCGGGCGGCGGATGCAAGTTTTGCGTCCTTCGGGACGGCGCCTTTGGCGCCTCCTCAGGATGGCGGGGGTGGCGTTAGCGTCGGTGTTGGGCGGTTAGGACTTGTCGGCGACCTTGAAGGATTCGCCGCAGCCGCAGGCGCCGACCACATTGGGGTTGTTGAAGACGAAGCGGCTGGCGAGTTTTTCTTCGACCCAGTCGAGTTCGCTGCCCTGGATGTAGGGGATCGCTTCGGGATCGACGAAGACCTGGGCGCCGTCACGTTCGATGCGGATGTGGCCGGCGGGTTCCTCGGCGGCGAAGTCCATGGTGTAGCTCATATCCGAGCAACCCATTTGGCGAACGCCGACACGGATGCCCTTGGCGTTGTCTTGGGTGGCGAGCAGCCGGCGTACCTGGCCGGCGGCGGTCGAGGTCATCGTCAATACGTCCATAGCATTGCCCATGTTGGGTTAGTCCATCCCGAGTTCAAGCCGTGCCACCTCGGACATGCGCGCCGGCGTCCACGGCGGATCCCATACCAGTTCGGCCTCGGCGTCGTCGACACCCTCCACCGTCATCATGGCGAGCTCGACCATGCGCGGCATCGTGCCGGCGACCGGGCATCCCGGGGCGGTGAGCGTCATTTTGATGTGGGCGTGACGGTTTTCAATTTCGACGTCGTAGATCAGGCCGAGCTCGTAAATATCGACGGGTATTTCCGGATCGAACACAGTCTTTAGGGCGCGCACGATGTCGTCCTGGCTGGGACCGTCGTCGGCCGGGGCCGCGCCGGTGAACCGGGCGGGGTCGTTAGGGTCTACCAGAGATGCAGCGTTGTCGGTCATTCGGTCTTTGCCGGCGCGGACGTGCCGGTCAGGGCATTGTTGAAGGTGTGCCAGGCAAGGGTGGCGCATTTGATCCGCGAGGGATACTGGCGCACCCCGCCCAGGACGACCAGACGATCGAGATCGTCGTCGCCGACAAGCTCGTGTTCGGTGGTGACGAGTTCGTGGAACTTATCGAACAGGGCGCGGGCTTCGGCCTCGGTCTTGCCGACGAGAACCTCGGTCATCAGCGAGGCGGAGGCCATCGAAATGGCGCAGCCGCGCCCTTCGAAATGGACGTCCTCGACGCGGCCGTCCTTGAGCGTGACGTAGATGTGCACCTTGTCGCCGCAGAGCGGATTATAGCCGTCGGCCTCGGCCGTGAAGGTGGCCGGTTTGCCGAAGTTCCGCGGGCTCTTGCCGTGGTCCAGGATGATTTCCTGATAGAGATCGCGCAAATCGCTCATGCGAACAGCTTTCTAACGTCGTGCAGACCGTCGACCAACGCGTCGACGTCGGCGCGGGTATTGTACACGGCAAACGACGCACGCACCGTCCCGGCGATATCAAAGTGATCCATCAGGGGCTGGGCACAGTGGTGGCCAACCCGCACCGCGATCCCGGCTTGGTCGAGGATGGTACCGGCATCGTGCGGGTGCACCCCGTCGATCAGGAACGACACGATGCTGGCGCGCACCCGCGCGGTGCCGATCAGTTGAATATCGTTCAGACCGCGCAATCGCTCCAACGCATAGTCCAGCAAGTCGTTCTCGTGGGCGAGAATGGTGTCGTGGCCGATCGCCGCGACGTAGTCGAGGGCCGCGCCCATCCCGACCGTGCCGGCGATATTGGGGGTACCGGCCTCGAACTTGTGCGGCAGCGCGGCGAAGGTCGATTTGGCGATGGAGACGGTTTCGATCATGTCGCCGCCGCCCTGGTAGGGTGCCATCGCATCCAGCAAGTCGGCCTTGCCGTAAAGCACACCGATCCCCGAAGGGCCGTAGAGTTTGTGGGCCGAGAACACGTAGAAGTCGCAATCGACGTCCTGCACATCGATGCCGCGGTGGACAATGCCCTGGCACCCGTCAAGCAGGACCGGGATGCCCCGCGCGTGGGCCGCCGCGACGACCTCCTTGACCGGGACGACGGTGCCGATGGCGTTGCTGGCGTGAGTCACCGCGACGATCTTGGTACGCGGGGTCAGCATGTCCGCGAAACGGTCGAATAGAAATTCGCCAGTCTCGTCGGTCGGGGCCGCGCGCACCATTGCCCCGGTCTTCTCGGCAACGATTTGCCAGGGCACGATATTGGAATGGTGTTCCAGAGCGGTGACGAGGATCTCGTCGCCCGGCTTGAGATTGGCCCCGCCCCAACTGGACGCAACGAGGTTGATCCCTTCGGTCGCACCGCGCACGAAGACGATTTCCTTGGTGTTGCGCGCATTGATAAAGGCGCGGACCTTCTCGCGCGTGCCCTCGTAATTGCGCGTCGCGGTTTCGCTGAGGGCGTAGACGCCGCGGTGGATGTTCGCGTATTCGGCCTCGTAGCAATGACGCACGGCGTCGATCACGGCCCGCGGCTTTTGCGCGCTGGCCGCACTGTCGAGGAAGACCAGCGGTTTGCCGTGTACGGTCTGCGATAGAATGGGGAAGTCCGCACGGACCCGTGCGACGTCGAAGGCGTCGTTGGCGGGGGTCGGTGCCGGACTAGCCATCGGCGCGCTCCAACCAAGTATCCACAAGGGTTTCAAAGCGCGCACGGTCGCCATCGCGGTCGATTTCGTCGAGCGCGGCCTTGACGAAGGCGGAGACCAGCAACCGCCGTGCGGTAACGGCATCGATGCCGCGCGCCTGGAGGTAGAACATCTCGTTCTCGTCGAGATCGCCGGCCGTGGCGCCGTGGGCGCACTTGACGTCGTCGGCGTAGATTTCGAGTTCGGGCTTAGCGTCGATCTCGGCGCGGTCGGACAACAGCAGTGCATTGTTGAGTTGGTGCGCGTCGGTCTTCTGGGCATCGCGGCGTACCGCGACTTTGCCCTGGAACACGCCGCGCGCCGAATCGTCGAGAACGCCCTTGTAGACCTGCCGGCTGCGACTGCCGCCAACGGCGTGATCGACCACCGTGGTGATATCGCTGTGCTGCGAGTCGCGCAGCAAGTAAGCGCCCGCCCCGTCGAACTGCACGTCGGCACCCTCGATGGTCGCGGTTACCGATTGACGCGACAGTCGCGCGCCAAAGACGCCAACAAACCCGCGGTAGTGGCTACCGGTCTGTAGCGTCATGCGGTCCTGGGCGAGATGGAAGGCCGCCGCGCTTTCGTCTTGGACTTTGTAACGGCGCAAGGAGGCCCCCTGCCCCATGACGACTTCACTGACCGGATTGGACCAATAGACGCCGTCGCCCAGATGGGTCTCGATCAACGTGGCGGCGCTGTCCGGCCCCATGACGATCATGTTGCGCGGGTGCAGCGCGACCGGGCCCGATCCGCCGTCGGTCGCGAAGACGAGCTCGACTGTGGACTCAACATGGGTGCCCTCGTCGAGGAGCAACACGTAGCCGTCCATCATAAAGGCCGCATTGAGGGCCAACAGGCCGTCGCCGTCCAACGCCGAAACGCGCGCGACGTGCGCTTCGATGAGGTCTGGCACGCTTTGCAGCGCAACACTCATCGGCACCAGGCGTGCGCCGTCCGGGAGATTGCCGAGATTCGACAGATCCGCATCGAAGCGCCCGTTGGCGATCACGAGGCGGATCGCATCCGCCGCGCCGATCGATTTGACGCGGTTTGCCAGAGCCGGGCCGATGGGGGCGTCGGGCGCGGCAAAATCCGTCTTCGCGAGATCGCGCAGGTCGGTGTATTTCCAGGCTTCGACCCTGCGCGAGGGTAACGCGCGATCGCCGAAACGCGCGAGCGCATCGCGGCGTGCGGCCTGCAGCCAGTCGCCGCCGGCGTCGGACAACCGCGCGCCAACGACCTCGAACGACTCGAGGAACGGAAAATCGGCTGTGATCCGGCGGTCGCTCATGCGGCTTCGGTCCCCAGGACGGCGTAGCCCTCTTTTTCGAGATCAAGCGCCAACGACTTGTCGCCCGAACGCACGATCTTGCCGCCGGCCAAGACATGGACGAAGTCGGGCACGACGTAATCGAGCAGGCGTTGATAGTGAGTGATCATCAGCATCGCACGGCCTGGGTCGCGCAGCGCGTTGATGCCTTCGGCGACGGTTTTGAGCGCATCGATGTCGAGACCGGAATCGGTTTCGTCGAGAATCGCCAAGGACGGCTCAAGCATCGCCATTTGTAGCATTTCGTAGCGCTTCTTCTCGCCGCCGGAGAAGCCGACGTTGACTGCGCGGCGGACCATCTCGTCGGTCATGCCTAGTTGCTTTTGCTTTTCGCGGATCAGTTTGAGGAATTGCATGGCGTCGAGTTCGTTTTCGCCGCGATGTTTACGAATCGCGTTGTAAGCGGTCTTCAGAAACGTGGTGCCGGCGACGCCGGGGATTTCGACCGGGTACTGGAACGCCAGGAATACGCCCTCGCGGGCGCGAATCTCCGGCGCCATGGCGATCAGGTCCTTGCCTTGGTAGACGACCGACCCTTGTGTGACCTTGTACCCGTCTCGACCCGCAAGCACATACGACAGCGTGCTTTTGCCCGAGCCGTTGGGGCCCATGACAGCGTGCACCTCGCCGGCATTGATGGTGAGGTTGATCCCCTTGAGAACGTCTTTGCCGTCGACGGCGGCGTGTAGGTTTTCGATCTTAAGCATAACGGTCATGGGTTCTTTTTCCGGAATTAGCCGACGCTGCCTTCAAGGCTGATGCCGACGAGTTTTTGGGCTTCGACGGCAAACTCCATCGGGAGCTCTTGCAGCACCTGACGGCAAAAGCCGTTGACGATAAGGGTTGTGGCATCCTCCGCCGACAGCCCGCGCTGGCGGCAATACAGCAACTGTTCATCACTGATCTTGGAGGTTGTGGCTTCGTGCTCGACCTGCGCGGTTTTGTTGCGCACTTCGATATAGGGCACGGTGTGGGCGCCGCAGGTATCGCCGATCAAGAGCGAATCGCACTGGGTGAAGTTCCGCGCGCCGGTGGCGCCCGGCATCACCTTGACCAAACCGCGATAAGTGCTTTCGGCCTTACCGGCGGAAATGCCCTTCGAGATGATTCGGCTCTTGGTGTTCTTGCCCAGGTGAATCATCTTGGTGCCGGTATCGGCTTGCTGGAAGTTGTTGGTGATCGCGATCGAGTAGAACTCGCCGACCGAGTTGTCGCCCTGGAGAATGCAGCTGGGGTACTTCCAGGTGATGGCCGAGCCGGTTTCGACCTGGGTCCAGGAAATTTTCGCGTTGCGGCCACGGCAGGCGCCGCGCTTGGTGACGAAATTGTAGATGCCGCCCTTGCCGTTTTCGTCGCCCGGATACCAGTTTTGCACGGTAGAGTATTTGATTTCGGCGTCGTCCAACGCGACCAACTCGACCACCGCCGCGTGGAGCTGGTGCTCGTCGCGCATCGGTGCCGTGCACCCTTCGAGGTAACTGACGTAGGAACCTTTGTCGGCGATGATGAGTGTCCGTTCGAACTGCCCGGTCTGGGCCGCGTTGATGCGGAAGTAGGTCGACAACTCCATCGGACAGCGCACCCCTTCGGGCACATAGACGAAGGACCCATCGGTAAAAACGGCCGAGTTCAAGGTGGCGTAGAAATTGTCCGATACCGGGACGACGCTGCCGAGATACTTTTTGACCAACTCGGGGTGCTTTTGCACCGCCTCGGAAATCGGACAGAAGATCACGCCGTGCTTGCTGAGTTCCTCTTTGAAGGTGGTCGCGACCGAAACGCTGTCGAACACCGCATCGACCGCAACGCCGGCCAGCATCATTTGTTCCTGCAGCGGAATGCCAAGCTTGTTGTAGGTCTCGAGCAGTTTGGGATCGACTTCATCCAGGCTGTTCAGCTTCTCGGCCTGTTTGGGCGCAGAGTAGTAGTAGGAATCCTGATAGTCGATCGGCGGGAAGGACACCTTTGCCCAGGCGGGTTCCTCGTCACCCTGCTCTAGCCACTGGCGATAGGCCTTGAGACGCCACTGGAGGAGCCAATCGGGCTCCTCCTTCTTGGCCGAAATGAAGTGGATCGTGCTTTCGTCCAACCCCTTGGGGGCGGTATCGGATTCGATATCGGTGACGAAGCCGTATTTGTAGCGCTCGGTGGTCGCGGCGCCGATGGTTTCGCTTTCGCTGACGTTAGCCATGGTGTTGTCCGATCAGGCGTTGAGGCTGGCGGCCGGCGCGGCGGCGACCGGGGGCGGCGGGGCCGGTTCAAGAACATCGGCCAAGGTGAGGTTATCGAGCACGCCGCGGATCGCCGAGGACACTACGTTCCAGCGCCCGGCGATGGCGCAATGGTTCTCGTGTTCACAGGTGTTGCCGCCGGTGTCGAGGCAATCAGTTAGGGCAAGCTCGCCTTCGAACGCACCCAGCACCTCGGAAAGGCGGATGCTGTCCGGCGCGCGGTCCAGCCGGTAGCCGCCGTAGCGCCCGCGTTCCGCCGCGACGATCCCCACCTCGGTGAGGCGATGGAGAAGTTTGCTGACGGTCGGTGCTGGCAGGCCGGTCGCCAGGGCGACATCCGCGGTGTTCCGATTGCCCTGGGGCGGGCGGGCCATGTGGTGCAAAACCACCACGGCGTAATCTGTCATGCGGCTTAGTCGAAGCATCGGCCAATCCTGAATTATCTAATCCTGATTAGATTAGTCTAACTTTAATTGGGCGGAAAATAGGGAGATTCAAGGCGCGGTGCAACCGGTTTTGGCCGCTTTGGCAGCATTTTTCGCGGCCAACCTTTCCCTTACGCGCGCGACCCGCCATAAAACCGCCATGGCTCTCCGTGACGGGCAATATCGGGGCGAACCGCCGCCGCGCCAGCCCATGCTCAACCTACCCCCTGCTGTTTTGGCGCTGATCGGCGCAAATGTTGTCGTGCATGGGGCGATGCTGCTGGTGCCTCTCGACGCCGTCGGCTGGGTGCTGCTCCATTTGGCCTTTATCCCGGTGCGCTACAGCGTCGAAGGTCTTGGCGGTTGGCCGGCGTGGGCTGGGCCGGTGACCTATCAATTCCTCCACGGCGGCTGGCTGCACCTGGGCGTCAACATGGTGATGCTGGCGGCGTTCGGCTCGGCGCTGGAACGATCGGCCGGGGCGTCGCGGATGCTGGTGCTCTATGTTGCTTCGGGTGTGGCCGGGGCGTTCGTCCATTTTGCACTATTTCCGGTGAGCAATATCCCCGTTGTCGGCGCGTCGGGCTCGATCAGCGGCCTGTTCGGGGCAGTGCTGTGGTTGATGGCGCGCCCGGACCGTTTTGGCCGCCGTGCGTTACGTTTTTGGCCGGCGGCGCTGATCTGGATCGGGTTTTCTGTCGCCGTCGGCTTTACCGGGATGCCCGGTGTTGCGGACGGTCAGATCGCCTGGGCCGCCCACGTCGGCGGGTTCCTTGCCGGGATCGTGGCGATGATAGGAATGCTGGCTTGGGCCCGGGCCAAGGCGCGGAGACGGCCGCCCGGCTAAGCCGCGAGAGCCGCCGCCAACGACAGTGTGCCAAAGGCGGTGACCACCGACGCCCCGGCAATGGCCAAACCGCCCGCAACAACACCCCGCCACCGACCGGACGCCCCGGCCTGTCGGAGCGCGCCGCGCCGTACCGCGACACTCAGGGCCGCAAGCACCGAGACGGTTATGGCGGTCCCCACCGACATCGCCAGCGCCGCCGCGACGCCAAGCATGAACAGGCTCTGCGCGGTCGCGAACAGGAGGACGATCACGGCGCCGCTGCAGGGCCGCATTCCGACGGCGAGAACGACCGCCGCAGCTTCGCGCCAACCTGCCGAGGCGGCCTTCGCCAACCGGCCGTGCCCGTGGTCGTGGCCATGCTCGCCGTGGTCGTGGCCGTGGTGGCCGTGTCCGAACCCAAGCACCTCGCGCACGGCGCGCCACATCAGCCAAAGGCCGAGGACCGCAACAAACGCGTAGCTGGCGGTTTCGAGGGTCCCCACTCGATCGGATGTCGCAAGGTTCGACGCTCCGAGGATCACCGCCAGCAAGCCGACCAGCGCGACCGCGGCAACAGCCTGCAACAGCGCGGCGAGCACGGCGAGGACCACCCCGCGCCGCACGTTGCCTTCGCCTGCCAACAGATACGAGGCGATGACGACCTTGCCATGACCGGGGCCGGCCGCGTGCAGTACACCGTAGGCAAACGATAGCCCGATCAGAACCAGCACCGGCCAGGCGCTCCGACCGTCGCGGACGGCACCGACCGCATCGGCGAGCTTGGTTTGCAGGTCGCGTTGCAGACGGCGCACTTCGATAAGATAGCGTTGCACAAACCCGGGCGCCTCCAGCCCCCCGGCCTGTACGGCCTGTTCGGGAGCGCCGCCGCCGAACGCACGCATCGAATCCTGAGCCGCCGCGGGCGCAAGAAAACCCAGCGCCAGGAGCGTGGCTGCGAGCAGCCACAACACCGGTCGCCTCACGCGCCGGTGCACAGGAGTTGCATCAACGTCGGGCGGACGAGGCCAAAGTAAATCGTGCGCTGCGGGTCGGGCTGCACATTGATCAGGCACGGCGGCCGATCGCCCACAAAACGGAGCGGGTCAATCGGATCCGGCGTGATTTCGACGTAAAATGTCGGGTCGTAGAGCGATACATCGAGCGAGGTCTGGGCGGGATCGACCGGCGCAGGCATGGCGATGACGAAGGCATAGGTCAGGCGCCCGTCTTCCAGCCGCACTTTGAAGTCGTCGACGGCGGTGATTGAAAGCGGGTCGCCGTCGAGCCACACGTTGCTGAAAAACCCGCTTTCCTTGAGATTTTCGGCACTCAACGCGGCTAGTTTCTCTGCTTCTTTTTCGTCGAGGACGCCGTCCTGATTCGCATCGAAGTCTGCCGTGGCCATGCCTGTGAAAAAGGGATCGAACGTCCAATTGATACGCAGGCCGGTTATCCGGTCTTCGGTGAAGAGGACTTCGACAAACGCATCGATCCAGACATGCGGGTGCGCCGCGGCGGGGGACGCGCTGAGAAGCGCGGACATCGCCACGACATATACCGCCACCAGACGCCTGCTCCACAACATGGGCACAGTTCTAGATTAAGCCTCGGCAAACGCGCAATTCACAATGTCGGCGTCAGGCACGCCGCGAGCGACGATGCCAAGGCGGTCATTAGACGGCCATAGAGGTCGGGGCCCGGCGACAGTTCGGCGCCGAGGGGGTCGGCGACACCCGCGCGGGCCGTCGTACCTTCGATCACGGTAGCGATCACATCGGGTCGGAACTGCGGTTCGGCGAAGACACACGTCGCGCCAGTCGTGGCGATCCGATCATGGATGGCGCGTAGGCGCCGCGCACCGGGTTTGCGGTCGGGTGCCACCGTTATTGCGCCAACCACCGCCAGGCCGTAGCGGTCTTCGAGATATTGGTAGGCATCGTGGAACACGACAAAGGGCCGGTCGCGCACGGGTGCCAGGATTTGCCCGAGGGCGCCGTCAAGTTCGTCGAGACCAGCTAGGGCGCGGGCGGCATTGCTTCGGTAGGCGGTGGCGCGCTCAGGATCGAGCCGCACCAGGGTGTCGGCGACCGCCGCGACGATCGCCCGCGCATTGGCCGGGTCGAGCCACAGGTGTGCGTCGATGTGATCCTGCGCACCGTCGGACCTAGCATGATCGTCATGATCATCCGACTCGTCGTCGGCGTGATCGTGGCCTTTGCGTGCGTCGCCGTGATCATCGCCGTGATCATCGCCGTGATCATGGGCGTGACTGTGGTCGTGCGGATCGGTCTCGAACGCCTCACCCGAACGCGCGGGCAGAAGCTTGATCGTCGGCAGGTCGACGAGGGTGAGAATCTCGCGCCCTGCCCGGTTGCCGCGCAACGCCCGAAGCAGAAACGTTTCGAGACTCGGGCCGACCCAAACGACGAGATCGGCGTCCTGTAGCGCCCGAGCGTCCGACGGCGCCATCGAATAGGCGTGGGGCGAGGCGCCGCCGCGCAGGAGGAGTGCCGGTTCGCTTACGCCCTCGGCGACCGCGGCAACCAAGCTGTGCACCGGCGGGATCGAGGCGACGATGCGCGGCGGCTCTGCGGCCC
Above is a window of Alphaproteobacteria bacterium DNA encoding:
- a CDS encoding zinc ABC transporter substrate-binding protein, encoding MHRHLAAFAFFLFASAPVAWAAEPPRIVASIPPVHSLVAAVAEGVSEPALLLRGGASPHAYSMAPSDARALQDADLVVWVGPSLETFLLRALRGNRAGREILTLVDLPTIKLLPARSGEAFETDPHDHSHAHDHGDDHGDDHGDARKGHDHADDESDDHDDHARSDGAQDHIDAHLWLDPANARAIVAAVADTLVRLDPERATAYRSNAARALAGLDELDGALGQILAPVRDRPFVVFHDAYQYLEDRYGLAVVGAITVAPDRKPGARRLRAIHDRIATTGATCVFAEPQFRPDVIATVIEGTTARAGVADPLGAELSPGPDLYGRLMTALASSLAACLTPTL